Proteins co-encoded in one Erinaceus europaeus chromosome 2, mEriEur2.1, whole genome shotgun sequence genomic window:
- the LOC103126084 gene encoding myeloid cell surface antigen CD33-like produces MLLLLLPLMCTGSLAQDSYWLEVEEQVTVQEGLCVYVPCRFAHPWTHSYYYPSLHGYWFREGANIDTDAPVATNNPKREVLNETQGRFLFLGYPKNFNCSLFIRDARKEDQGKYFYRVEIENSMHNYKSKLLQLRVTALTHTPHILVPEMLQSGCSRNLTCSVPWACESGTPPSFSWIGDAVTSQVSSSLLSSVLTLKPQPQDHGSNLTCRVTFPAANVTVERTVQLNVAWQPGYREGIMQGALWGAGVTTLLAVLLILLFFLVKNCRKGAARAAVGTDDSHPDRGTASQADLQESTADAPAGPPNSAGAGPSLGQEQEVHYATLSFHMKNPQEGAPRAQ; encoded by the exons atgctgctgctgctgctgcccctgATGTGCACAG gCTCCCTGGCTCAGGATTCTTATTGGCTGGAAGTAGAGgagcaggtgacagtgcaggagggcctgtgtgtgtatgtgccctGCAGATTCGCCCACCCCTGGACACACTCTTATTACTATCCCTCTCTTCACGGCTACTGGTTCAGGGAAGGAGCTAATATAGACACAGATGCTCCAGTGGCCACAAACAACCCAAAGCGTGAAGTGCTGAATGAGACCCAGGGCCGCTTTCTCTTCCTCGGGTACCCCAAGAACTTCAACTGTTCCCTGTTCATCAGAGACGCCAGGAAGGAGGACCAGGGGAAATACTTTTACAGGGTGGAGATAGAAAATTCAATGCACAATTACAAGAGTAAGCTGCTCCAGCTGCGTGTGACAG CCCTGACCCACACCCCTCACATCCTCGTCCCAGAGATGCTCCAGTCTGGCTGCTCCAGGAACCTGACCTGCTCTGTGCCCTGGGCCTGTGAGAGCGGGACACCCCCCAGCTTTTCCTGGATTGGGGATGCTGTCACCTCCCAGGTCTCCAGCAGCCTCTTATCCTCAGTGCTCACCCTCAAGCCACAGCCTCAGGACCATGGCTCCAACCTCACCTGCCGAGTGACCTTCCCTGCGGCTAATGTGACTGTGGAGAGAACTGTGCAGCTGAATGTGGCCT GGCAGCCTGGCTACAGAGAAGGAATCATGCAGGGGGCCCTGTGGGGAGCAGGTGTCACTACACTGCTTGctgtcctcctcatcctcctctttttcct AGTGAAAAACTGCAGGAAAGGAGCGGCCAGAGCAGCAGTGGGCACGGATGACAGCCACCCAGACAGAGGGACAGCTTCCCAG GCTGACCTGCAGGAGTCCACAGCAGACGCCCCTGCTGGCCCCCCAAACTCTGCAGGGGCTGGCCCCTCCCTGGGGCAGGAGCAGGAGGTACACTATGCCACCCTCTCATTTCACATGAAGAATCCTCAGGAGGGTGCCCCCAGGGCCCAGTGA